A window from Flavobacteriales bacterium encodes these proteins:
- a CDS encoding T9SS type A sorting domain-containing protein produces MKKLSTLVCVLLAGGFANAQNTGVPAKSPAMVNVKKTAVMEKRDVVNGASHSGNRAIIWSDDFDNNPTTVWTRTNTSVPAQDWVFGTALPNSLVTQGFDAVLNSASGGTFAYVDSDGAGGTATQNCNLTTTAAIDMSAAASCQLTFTNYHRRYLETHTIQISTDGGSTWTDFVVNSQYPTSTTSPNGEIVSVNIGCVAAGQSNVLINFNYQGAWDWFWAIDDVVVEDAPADEVNIVSGGFQCDDMNIFGFHNRYTIFPSNEVRPMRHYGVIGNGGANAQTGAKVVAQVTNSTFTVLYTGMGAGQNLGTCASATLNDTTTTVYTSAGTPGTYNNIIAAAYNNIANDADLTNNADTIQHWVNNTLIGQDDNTYRGNGLWNGETGGVSDPYVMGNLIELLSNQTVYAIDVALTGNTDPGVLLCAQIYEVDQTTGDFNIVDETCGGAAEITVNSGHISSGGTITWVHNIFPAPVSLAAGGSYIAAVNHYGGNEALVVMQGGTGADQQTVFLLDGTNATWYYMTSIPMIRFNFDASIGVNEITNGNLELFQNVPNPANGTTSIRFNLLDNADVAFEMVDVTGKVVATADLGNKGIGNHTMTLDVTKFATGIYYYSIIANGNRMTKKMVISE; encoded by the coding sequence ATGAAAAAACTCTCTACTCTAGTATGCGTTTTGCTTGCCGGTGGTTTTGCGAATGCTCAGAATACGGGCGTTCCTGCAAAATCTCCAGCTATGGTCAACGTAAAGAAGACTGCTGTTATGGAAAAACGTGATGTTGTAAACGGAGCATCGCATTCGGGTAACCGCGCCATCATTTGGAGCGATGATTTCGATAACAACCCAACTACAGTTTGGACACGTACCAACACTTCAGTTCCTGCTCAGGACTGGGTTTTTGGAACTGCTCTTCCAAATTCACTCGTAACTCAAGGATTTGATGCTGTGTTAAACTCTGCTTCAGGCGGAACTTTCGCTTATGTGGATTCTGATGGTGCTGGTGGAACTGCTACACAAAACTGTAACCTGACAACTACTGCTGCAATTGATATGTCGGCTGCTGCATCTTGCCAGTTAACTTTTACTAACTATCACCGTCGTTACCTCGAAACTCATACGATTCAGATTTCTACGGATGGTGGTTCTACTTGGACCGACTTCGTAGTTAACAGCCAATACCCAACCAGCACTACTTCACCAAATGGTGAAATAGTATCGGTTAACATCGGTTGTGTTGCTGCTGGTCAGTCTAACGTATTAATCAATTTCAACTATCAAGGTGCTTGGGACTGGTTCTGGGCTATTGATGATGTTGTAGTTGAAGATGCGCCTGCTGATGAAGTAAACATCGTTTCTGGTGGATTCCAGTGCGACGATATGAATATCTTCGGATTCCATAACCGTTACACTATTTTCCCAAGTAATGAGGTTCGTCCAATGAGACATTATGGTGTTATTGGTAATGGTGGTGCAAATGCTCAAACCGGAGCAAAAGTTGTGGCTCAGGTTACAAATTCAACCTTTACTGTTCTTTACACAGGAATGGGTGCTGGTCAGAACTTAGGTACCTGCGCTAGTGCTACTTTAAACGATACTACAACTACTGTTTATACTTCTGCCGGAACACCTGGAACATACAACAACATCATCGCTGCTGCTTATAACAATATTGCGAATGATGCTGATTTGACCAATAACGCTGATACTATTCAGCATTGGGTGAACAATACACTGATCGGACAAGATGATAATACTTACCGTGGAAATGGTCTTTGGAATGGTGAAACTGGTGGAGTTTCCGATCCATATGTAATGGGTAACCTGATTGAGTTGTTAAGCAACCAAACGGTTTATGCAATTGATGTTGCATTAACCGGTAACACCGATCCAGGAGTGCTTCTTTGTGCTCAGATTTACGAAGTAGACCAAACTACAGGTGACTTCAACATTGTTGACGAAACTTGCGGAGGTGCTGCTGAAATTACTGTAAACAGTGGTCATATTTCTTCTGGCGGAACCATCACTTGGGTTCACAACATTTTCCCTGCTCCAGTTTCTTTAGCTGCTGGTGGGTCTTACATCGCTGCAGTTAATCACTACGGTGGTAACGAAGCATTGGTAGTAATGCAAGGTGGTACAGGAGCAGATCAGCAAACTGTATTCTTATTGGATGGTACGAATGCTACATGGTACTACATGACATCAATCCCAATGATCCGTTTCAACTTTGATGCTTCAATCGGTGTAAACGAAATCACTAACGGTAACCTTGAGCTTTTCCAAAACGTTCCAAACCCTGCAAATGGTACAACTTCTATCCGTTTCAACCTTTTAGACAATGCGGATGTAGCATTTGAAATGGTTGATGTTACTGGTAAAGTTGTTGCTACTGCTGACCTTGGTAACAAAGGAATCGGAAACCACACTATGACTTTAGACGTTACAAAATTTGCTACTGGTATCTACTACTATAGCATTATTGCTAACGGAAACCGCATGACCAAGAAAATGGTTATCAGCGAATAA
- a CDS encoding ATP-binding cassette domain-containing protein, with protein MIEIKNISKAFSGVQVLNDISVDFHPGVVNMIIGQSGSGKSVFTKCVVGLLNPDKGSILYNGKDFANMSEKQRLEIRQDIGFLFQYSALFDSLTVEENVMFPLKMFTKMSKSEMLDRVNFCLKRVNIENKNHLFPSEISGGMKKRVGIARAIAMNPKYLFCDEPNSGLDPQTSIVIDNLIEEITKEYGITTVVITHDMNSVIEIGENIIFLYKGQKWWQGTKEDIIRTDNKEINDFVYASKFMKTLKDKLAQ; from the coding sequence ATGATTGAAATTAAAAACATATCGAAAGCATTCAGTGGGGTTCAGGTGTTGAACGACATCTCCGTCGATTTTCACCCGGGAGTGGTCAATATGATTATTGGTCAGAGCGGAAGTGGTAAATCGGTTTTTACCAAGTGTGTGGTTGGACTATTAAATCCCGATAAAGGATCCATTTTATACAATGGGAAGGACTTCGCCAATATGAGCGAAAAGCAACGATTGGAAATTCGTCAGGATATCGGATTTCTTTTCCAGTACAGCGCGCTTTTTGATTCATTAACCGTAGAAGAAAATGTAATGTTCCCGCTTAAAATGTTTACCAAAATGAGCAAATCAGAAATGCTCGACAGGGTCAACTTTTGCCTCAAGCGCGTTAACATTGAAAATAAAAATCATTTGTTTCCTTCGGAAATTTCGGGTGGTATGAAAAAACGTGTGGGTATTGCACGTGCCATTGCCATGAATCCCAAATACCTCTTTTGCGACGAACCCAACTCTGGTCTCGATCCGCAAACATCGATTGTAATCGATAACCTCATCGAAGAAATTACGAAAGAATATGGCATCACCACGGTGGTGATTACCCATGACATGAACTCCGTAATTGAGATTGGAGAAAATATTATTTTCCTCTACAAAGGCCAGAAATGGTGGCAGGGAACGAAGGAAGATATTATACGTACCGACAATAAAGAAATCAACGATTTTGTGTACGCATCCAAATTCATGAAAACGTTGAAGGACAAACTGGCGCAATAA
- a CDS encoding ABC transporter permease encodes MFLQGFFYEIGRYFLFMRSAFRRPEKLRIYYHRFIDECIALGINSLGIVSIMSLFIGAVITLQTSYNIDSPFIPLYTVGFTARQSIVLEFSPTIISLILAGIVGSNISSEIGSMRVTEQIDALDIMGVNSAGYLVLPKVLGAMFMFPFVIIISMFLGIFGGWMFGVMTGEVTTHEYVYGIQYWFDPYSIQYALTKTVVFAFLITSIASYYGYHTSGGSVEVGRSSTRAVVISSIFILLANYLLTQWLLL; translated from the coding sequence ATGTTTCTGCAGGGATTTTTTTATGAAATAGGCAGGTATTTCTTGTTTATGCGGTCGGCCTTTCGTCGTCCCGAAAAACTGCGTATCTATTATCATCGGTTTATCGACGAATGCATTGCACTGGGAATTAATTCCCTGGGTATCGTATCCATCATGTCGCTGTTTATTGGAGCAGTAATTACCCTTCAAACTTCGTACAACATCGACTCGCCTTTTATCCCCTTGTATACCGTGGGATTTACCGCGCGGCAATCCATTGTATTAGAGTTCTCCCCTACCATTATTTCACTGATTCTGGCCGGAATCGTGGGTTCGAATATTTCATCCGAAATCGGATCCATGCGGGTAACGGAGCAAATTGATGCCCTCGACATTATGGGCGTGAATTCGGCCGGGTACCTGGTGCTGCCAAAAGTATTAGGAGCAATGTTCATGTTCCCATTTGTCATTATTATTTCCATGTTCCTTGGCATTTTTGGAGGATGGATGTTTGGAGTAATGACCGGGGAAGTCACCACCCACGAATATGTTTACGGAATACAATATTGGTTTGACCCCTATTCCATTCAGTACGCCCTTACCAAAACAGTGGTATTTGCATTTTTAATCACCAGCATTGCATCCTACTATGGTTATCATACTTCGGGAGGATCCGTTGAAGTGGGACGTTCCAGTACCCGCGCTGTAGTGATCTCATCCATATTTATTCTTCTGGCCAATTACCTGCTCACTCAGTGGCTGTTGTTATGA
- a CDS encoding sprT domain-containing protein, translating to MISERELEHRLSPYLPSGTADTIARWIVKSGVHFRITMPRNSVYGDYQHPYGGKGHRITVNGNLNAFSFLVTTVHEFAHLECWLKHGNWVKPHGDEWKWEYKNLMRPFLERHVFPDDIEKALRKYMADPGASSCSDGDLMRTLKRYDRIRQILLEEISEGVAFRLSDRDFIRGKKLRTRYECKEIGTGHVYLINGTAEIVLLEP from the coding sequence TTGATTAGCGAAAGAGAACTTGAGCACAGGTTATCTCCCTATTTGCCTTCCGGAACTGCAGATACCATTGCGCGTTGGATTGTAAAATCGGGTGTGCATTTTAGAATTACCATGCCTCGTAATTCGGTGTATGGCGATTATCAGCATCCGTATGGTGGCAAGGGACATCGCATTACCGTGAATGGAAATCTCAATGCATTTTCATTTTTGGTAACCACTGTTCATGAATTTGCGCATTTAGAGTGCTGGCTTAAACATGGAAACTGGGTTAAACCACATGGTGATGAATGGAAATGGGAATATAAAAACCTGATGCGTCCATTCTTAGAACGTCACGTTTTTCCTGATGATATTGAAAAAGCATTACGGAAATACATGGCTGATCCCGGGGCCTCGAGTTGTTCCGACGGAGATTTGATGCGTACATTAAAGCGCTATGACCGTATTCGTCAGATTTTACTGGAAGAAATCTCCGAAGGTGTTGCTTTCCGCTTATCGGATCGTGACTTTATTCGGGGTAAAAAACTGAGAACCCGCTATGAATGCAAGGAAATAGGTACGGGTCATGTTTATTTAATCAACGGAACGGCCGAAATTGTCCTCTTAGAGCCTTAA
- a CDS encoding aminotransferase class I/II-fold pyridoxal phosphate-dependent enzyme, which produces MQSSLEKARTLKVSHMAENLIGSEIIKLAGEIREKMAKGEKIYNFTIGDFNPKIFPIPVELKQYIVEAYDENETNYPEANGMGALRKAVASFTNSRMGLNYSENEFLISGGARPIIYAVYRTIIDPKDKVVFPVPSWNNNHYAHLTSSQCVMIETTPENNFMPTADEIRPHLHDAAMVALCSPLNPTGTVFSKEGLEEICDLILEENKRRSPEQKPLYLMYDQIYWMLTYGETKHFDPVTLRPEMRNYTIFIDGISKSFAATGVRVGWAFGPERVIEKMKSILSHVGAWSPKAEQMATAKYLNNAAAVDHYMADFKNEIQFRLEGFYNVFKRLKSEGFNVDAIAPQAAIYLTVQINLLGKKTASGEVLDTTAKVTSYILNDAKIALVPFYAFGASVESNWYRLSVGTSQKSDVEAVYDALKTSLSKLQ; this is translated from the coding sequence ATGCAAAGCTCTTTGGAAAAAGCACGAACTCTTAAGGTTTCCCACATGGCCGAAAATCTGATTGGTTCAGAAATTATTAAACTGGCCGGTGAGATCCGCGAGAAAATGGCAAAAGGTGAAAAGATTTACAATTTCACCATTGGTGATTTTAACCCGAAAATATTTCCGATTCCTGTAGAATTGAAGCAGTACATCGTAGAAGCTTACGATGAAAACGAAACGAATTATCCCGAAGCAAATGGAATGGGAGCATTGCGTAAAGCAGTTGCATCATTCACAAATAGCCGGATGGGATTAAATTATTCCGAAAATGAATTTCTGATTTCGGGAGGTGCCCGTCCGATTATCTATGCCGTATACCGCACTATCATCGATCCGAAAGATAAAGTGGTATTCCCTGTTCCTTCCTGGAATAACAATCACTATGCACATCTTACTTCATCGCAATGTGTAATGATTGAAACTACACCGGAAAATAATTTTATGCCTACTGCAGATGAAATTCGTCCTCATTTACACGATGCAGCAATGGTGGCTTTATGTTCTCCGTTGAATCCAACAGGGACCGTTTTTTCTAAGGAAGGTTTGGAAGAAATCTGCGATTTAATTCTGGAAGAAAATAAACGAAGAAGTCCGGAACAAAAACCGTTATACCTGATGTATGATCAGATATACTGGATGCTCACCTATGGCGAAACCAAACATTTCGATCCGGTAACGCTTCGTCCGGAGATGCGCAATTACACGATTTTTATTGATGGAATTTCCAAATCATTTGCTGCTACCGGTGTTCGTGTTGGATGGGCTTTTGGTCCGGAACGTGTTATTGAAAAAATGAAATCGATTTTATCGCATGTAGGAGCTTGGTCGCCCAAAGCGGAACAAATGGCTACGGCGAAATACCTGAATAATGCGGCAGCGGTAGATCACTACATGGCCGATTTTAAAAATGAAATTCAATTCCGCCTCGAAGGTTTTTACAATGTATTTAAGCGTTTGAAAAGTGAAGGATTCAATGTTGATGCCATTGCTCCCCAGGCGGCTATTTATTTAACGGTTCAAATTAATTTATTGGGCAAAAAAACGGCAAGCGGAGAAGTGTTGGATACCACAGCAAAGGTGACCTCCTACATTCTGAATGATGCGAAAATTGCTCTTGTTCCATTTTATGCATTTGGCGCGTCGGTTGAATCGAACTGGTATCGTTTATCGGTGGGAACTTCACAGAAAAGTGATGTGGAAGCGGTTTATGATGCATTGAAAACCTCACTCTCCAAATTACAATGA
- a CDS encoding mannose-1-phosphate guanylyltransferase has product MAGGIGSRLWPMSRTANPKQFHDVLGVGRTLIQMTFDRFKDICLPENMLVVTNAQYKEQVMKQLPEIPEKNILLEPDRRNTAPCIAYACFRIETENPDARIVVASSDHLILKDDVFRETILLALDQASAKDCLITLGIKPSRPDTGYGYIQFEDDADTIDPQVKKVKTFTEKPDLEIAKQFIESGDFYWNSGIFIWSLKSILKAFEKHMPHTNGLFVEGRGKYGTDAEAGFIQDTYQQCKNISIDYGVMEKAKNVFVVLSDFGWSDLGTWGSLYTHVKQDENKNAVVGRSVKLYDSSNCMVNVPKNKLVVIQGLEDMIVVESDNILLICKRSEEQKIKQFVNDIKVEKGDKFV; this is encoded by the coding sequence ATGGCCGGCGGAATCGGAAGCCGTCTATGGCCGATGAGCAGAACTGCCAACCCGAAGCAATTTCACGATGTATTGGGTGTTGGTCGCACGCTTATTCAAATGACCTTCGATCGTTTTAAAGACATTTGTTTACCGGAGAATATGCTGGTTGTTACCAATGCTCAGTACAAAGAGCAGGTGATGAAACAACTTCCGGAGATTCCTGAGAAAAACATTTTGTTGGAGCCCGATCGCAGAAATACTGCACCATGTATTGCTTATGCTTGTTTTCGGATTGAAACGGAAAATCCGGATGCGCGCATTGTAGTTGCTTCTTCGGATCATTTGATTTTAAAAGATGATGTTTTCCGCGAGACAATTTTACTTGCACTCGATCAGGCCTCTGCTAAAGATTGTTTAATTACGCTTGGAATAAAACCGAGCAGACCGGATACCGGTTATGGCTATATTCAGTTTGAAGATGATGCTGACACCATTGATCCGCAAGTAAAAAAGGTAAAAACATTTACTGAAAAACCCGATTTAGAAATTGCAAAACAATTTATTGAAAGCGGAGATTTTTACTGGAATTCCGGAATTTTTATCTGGAGTTTGAAATCGATTTTAAAAGCATTTGAAAAACATATGCCGCATACCAACGGATTATTCGTTGAGGGCAGAGGTAAATATGGAACAGATGCCGAAGCGGGGTTTATTCAGGATACCTATCAGCAATGCAAAAATATTTCCATCGACTATGGTGTGATGGAAAAAGCAAAAAATGTATTTGTGGTTTTGTCGGATTTCGGATGGTCGGATCTGGGCACCTGGGGTTCATTGTATACCCATGTGAAACAGGATGAGAATAAGAATGCGGTAGTTGGAAGATCCGTTAAACTTTACGACAGTTCCAATTGCATGGTGAATGTGCCTAAAAATAAATTGGTGGTTATTCAGGGACTGGAAGATATGATTGTAGTTGAATCGGATAATATTCTGCTCATCTGCAAACGATCTGAGGAGCAAAAAATAAAACAATTTGTAAATGATATTAAAGTTGAAAAGGGCGATAAGTTCGTTTAA
- a CDS encoding cyclic nucleotide-binding domain-containing protein, whose product MNIKQSDKEKYLEEFRSVIEKKVKLRDEEWEEIRKLTVFRSFKKGATVVSEHDVEQWISYVGTGFLRGYFLKEGIEHTIAFTYSKNYCASLGSFVSRRASKYYIEALSDVVLLSISYDNMQLLYDQFKSVERWGRLAAEEVLTGFEWRQAELMSFTAEERYQLFVARSPELIAKIPQKYLASYLGMTPETFSRLRKLTLKNS is encoded by the coding sequence ATGAATATTAAGCAGTCGGATAAAGAAAAATACCTGGAAGAATTTCGCTCGGTGATCGAGAAGAAGGTGAAACTGCGCGATGAGGAATGGGAAGAAATTCGAAAGCTGACGGTTTTTCGTTCCTTTAAAAAGGGAGCAACTGTGGTTAGCGAACATGATGTTGAACAATGGATCAGTTATGTAGGAACGGGTTTTTTGCGGGGATATTTTTTAAAGGAGGGAATTGAACATACCATTGCCTTTACCTATTCGAAGAATTATTGTGCATCATTGGGCTCCTTTGTTTCGAGAAGAGCTTCTAAATATTATATCGAGGCATTGTCTGATGTCGTGTTGTTGTCGATATCCTACGACAATATGCAGTTGCTGTACGATCAATTTAAATCGGTAGAACGCTGGGGCAGATTGGCAGCGGAGGAGGTATTGACCGGATTTGAATGGCGACAAGCGGAGTTGATGTCCTTCACCGCAGAAGAACGCTATCAGCTTTTTGTAGCGCGGAGTCCGGAACTGATTGCAAAAATTCCACAAAAATATTTAGCCTCGTATTTGGGAATGACACCCGAGACATTTTCCAGACTAAGGAAATTAACACTTAAAAATTCTTGA
- a CDS encoding DinB family protein — protein sequence MTNQELILDLKQDVEQLIAETQTRFSVLNKEMVQRKPEEHSWSIEQCFAHLCSYNAHYNAAFRKALQHAKSGSPQSLHRRTFLGKLCIKAVHPDNIGKKMKAIARHNYIDKPIDGNVIERFLAYQYELLELLDLAKDKDLQKTKVNIEIAKWLKLNLGDFFYFLIYHEKRHVLQASRVLEKINR from the coding sequence ATGACCAATCAAGAACTTATCCTCGATCTGAAACAAGATGTTGAACAGCTCATTGCTGAAACGCAAACGCGGTTTTCGGTCCTGAACAAAGAAATGGTGCAGCGTAAACCGGAAGAGCATTCATGGTCCATTGAACAATGTTTTGCGCATCTCTGCTCGTACAATGCCCATTATAATGCTGCATTTAGAAAAGCGCTGCAACATGCAAAATCGGGGAGTCCCCAGTCACTTCATCGCCGTACTTTTCTTGGTAAACTCTGTATTAAAGCAGTGCATCCGGATAATATCGGAAAAAAGATGAAAGCCATTGCGCGGCATAATTATATTGACAAACCCATTGACGGGAATGTGATTGAACGTTTTCTTGCTTATCAGTACGAATTATTGGAATTGCTGGATTTGGCGAAAGACAAGGACCTGCAAAAAACGAAGGTGAATATTGAAATTGCCAAATGGTTAAAACTGAATCTTGGCGATTTCTTTTATTTTTTGATTTACCATGAAAAACGACACGTGTTGCAGGCGAGTCGCGTTTTAGAAAAAATCAATCGTTAA
- a CDS encoding RNA-binding S4 domain-containing protein, with the protein MRIDKYLWCIRVYKTRTLAADACKGGKIKIGGQPLKASYEVKKGDLLEVKIQSIIRKYEVLDFPKSRVAAKEVETYRAEKTDPAEIEKWKTIKMNSGIFRESGTGRPTKKDRRDMIRFFND; encoded by the coding sequence ATGCGAATCGATAAATACCTCTGGTGCATTCGGGTTTACAAAACCCGCACATTGGCTGCAGATGCCTGTAAGGGAGGTAAAATAAAGATTGGTGGTCAGCCCTTAAAAGCTTCCTATGAAGTAAAAAAGGGAGATCTGCTGGAAGTAAAAATTCAATCCATCATCCGAAAATACGAGGTACTGGATTTCCCCAAATCGCGTGTTGCGGCTAAGGAAGTAGAAACCTATCGCGCAGAAAAAACAGATCCGGCCGAAATTGAAAAATGGAAAACCATTAAAATGAACAGCGGGATTTTCCGTGAATCAGGAACGGGACGTCCAACAAAAAAAGATCGCCGGGATATGATTCGGTTTTTTAACGATTGA
- the tsaE gene encoding tRNA (adenosine(37)-N6)-threonylcarbamoyltransferase complex ATPase subunit type 1 TsaE: MELNRLEDLNMVSESMIALLKNYPHWAFYGEMGAGKTTLIKSICRHLGYEGPTASPTFAIVNEYPLNSGKRIFHFDFYRLRNEREALDIGLEDYLDSGDYCLMEWPEKILNLLPADCVNIKIVAKSQTERIISIEIP; the protein is encoded by the coding sequence ATGGAATTAAATCGTTTGGAAGACCTGAACATGGTTTCCGAATCGATGATTGCCTTATTAAAAAACTATCCGCATTGGGCCTTTTACGGCGAAATGGGAGCGGGCAAAACCACCTTGATCAAATCGATTTGTCGTCATTTAGGCTATGAGGGTCCCACCGCCAGTCCCACCTTCGCTATTGTGAATGAGTATCCCTTAAATTCAGGTAAACGCATTTTTCATTTCGATTTTTATCGTCTCCGCAATGAAAGAGAGGCCTTGGATATTGGTCTGGAAGATTATCTAGATAGTGGTGATTATTGCCTGATGGAATGGCCCGAAAAGATTTTAAACCTTTTGCCTGCCGATTGCGTAAACATTAAGATTGTGGCAAAGTCTCAAACAGAACGTATTATTTCAATAGAAATACCATGA
- a CDS encoding alanine dehydrogenase, producing MKISQEALKSLAMEAVMMPQEEMLEIGRKKKSLYIGIPRETSFQENRVALVPDAVQLLVSNGHKVVVETNAGKAANFSDNEYSEAGAMIAYDTSEVFKADIIMKVAPPSHDEINLMHPRQTLISALQLSVQPKDTLKKLMAKKITAIAWEHIRDEEGIFPVVRSMGEIAGTTSILIAAEYLSKSNNGKGMIMGGVAGITPTEVLILGAGTVGEYATRSALGLGASVKVFDNSLYRLRRLQNDLGMRINTSIIQPRVLEKAMKSADVVIGAIRAKAGRTPCVVTETMVEGMKEGSVLIDVSIDQGGCFETSEVTTHTNPVFVKHGVIHYCVPNIASRVPRTASYALSNIFAPVLINLGDKGGAERLIKSDFGFRGGVYILNGTLTNPLLGEAFGLPYKDIDLLSAGL from the coding sequence ATGAAAATTTCACAGGAAGCACTTAAGTCTTTAGCAATGGAAGCGGTAATGATGCCGCAGGAAGAAATGCTTGAAATCGGGCGAAAGAAAAAGAGCTTGTACATTGGAATTCCCAGAGAGACATCGTTTCAGGAAAATCGTGTGGCGCTGGTGCCGGATGCGGTCCAGTTGTTGGTGAGCAATGGGCATAAAGTAGTGGTGGAGACCAATGCGGGAAAAGCAGCCAATTTCTCGGATAACGAATACAGCGAGGCAGGAGCCATGATCGCTTACGATACTTCTGAAGTGTTTAAGGCCGATATCATCATGAAAGTGGCACCGCCGAGTCACGATGAAATTAACCTGATGCATCCTCGTCAAACCCTCATCTCTGCATTGCAGTTGAGTGTTCAGCCAAAGGATACGCTGAAGAAATTAATGGCCAAAAAAATCACTGCCATAGCATGGGAACACATTCGTGATGAAGAAGGTATTTTTCCGGTGGTTCGTTCCATGGGAGAAATTGCGGGCACCACCAGTATTTTAATTGCTGCGGAATACCTCAGTAAATCCAATAACGGAAAAGGAATGATTATGGGAGGCGTTGCAGGAATTACTCCCACAGAAGTATTAATCCTTGGCGCCGGTACGGTAGGTGAATACGCAACCCGAAGCGCATTGGGCTTGGGTGCATCCGTAAAAGTGTTTGATAATTCATTGTATCGCTTGCGTCGTTTACAAAACGATTTGGGAATGCGCATTAATACCTCCATTATTCAGCCACGCGTTTTGGAAAAAGCGATGAAATCGGCCGATGTGGTTATTGGCGCCATTCGTGCTAAAGCAGGGAGAACGCCTTGTGTTGTGACAGAAACCATGGTTGAAGGAATGAAAGAAGGATCGGTACTGATTGATGTTTCCATTGACCAGGGAGGTTGTTTTGAAACTTCGGAAGTTACCACCCACACCAATCCCGTTTTTGTGAAACATGGCGTAATTCACTATTGCGTTCCGAATATTGCATCCCGCGTTCCCCGTACGGCCTCTTATGCACTGAGTAATATTTTTGCGCCGGTATTAATTAATCTTGGCGACAAAGGTGGTGCTGAGCGACTGATTAAATCGGATTTCGGATTTAGAGGTGGTGTTTATATTCTGAATGGAACACTCACAAATCCTCTTTTAGGTGAGGCGTTTGGACTCCCGTATAAAGATATTGACTTGCTTTCTGCCGGACTCTGA